Below is a window of Chrysemys picta bellii isolate R12L10 unplaced genomic scaffold, ASM1138683v2 scaf1751, whole genome shotgun sequence DNA.
TGTCTGTTTTTAAATCAGAAGAATGTTCATTTTCCTGTCTGATCACATGTATATCCCATTTAAGTGGATTGTCTGCATGTTTATTTCATAGTAAATGCTTCCTTTAGGCTCTCCAGAGCCTGTTCTTTGGTTATTTTTTGCCAGTCTGCTGGGAGATTGGCTGGTTTAGCACCATACTCCTTAGCAAACTGTTGATTGAACTCCTTAAAAACAAATTTCCAGTAATCAGAAGCAGTAATGCTAGGATCTGGCTGAATGCGCCAATGCGGGTAATATTGACGATAATCTTTATAAGGATGATCCTTCCAATCTGTGTCTGAATTTCTAAATTCAGTGTTGGAAACCACATCAGAAGAACATAGAGAATAGGTAAGCTTTTCTGTTACCAGATTTTGGTATCTTCCTAGCCCTTGAGGACGATGTACTGATGCAAAATGCTCCTTAAGTGAACGGTTCTTTATGAATTCAAACAGATACCTCTTTAACTCATACACTTTTTCACTGTATCCCATATTCACCGGAGCCATGGGAGGGACTCCATGCCACAGCCCAGGGATGTACCAATtgtgtttttccagatcataCTCCATGATATCAGAAAATTTTATTTCCTTGTTTAATTTTTCCATCTTTGCTGCAGCTTTGATCATTTCATTCAGCTGCTCCAGGAGGTGTTTCCTGTCCCTCATGTTTTGTTCATGTGCAGACACATCACTGACATTCTGATGCACAAACTGGCAGTTTGGCTTATGCCCTATTTTTTCCATTCTCAGAAAGGCATGGACCACAATTTGCAGAATATCCTTCATTTCGGTGGCATTCTCCATGGCCATGTTAACAATGGTTATGTCACTCAGTCCTATCACCAGTGTGGCCAGCTCATTGTCATGTTGATAACTGTCCTCCAGCTTGGCCAATTCAGGGGCTTTCAAGCCTTCTGTGTCTATCACCAAAATGAAATCACAGCCCAGTTCCTTTTTTAAGATCTCTGTAACTTGAATGAGCAACATGAAGGCTCCTCGTGTACATCGGCCACTGCTCACTGCAAACTGCAGGCCGAACATGGTGTTGAGGAGGGtggatttcccagtgctctgcactcCCAGCACTGTTAGAACCAGCATTTTGGACCTTCCCCTGAGCTTGGCATGGAGCTGGGTCAGAACATCTGTCACCCACTGCAGTGGGATGTTGGAGGCATCTCCATCAATCAGCTCAATAGGAAACCCTTCCAGCATCAGGTCAGCTGCTATGCCTGGGAGGTGGGTGAATTGTCTTCCACTTTTTAGAATTTTGCCTTCTTTAACCATTGAGTGTTCAGCCTCATAAAACTGCCCCAACTCACGCATGAAATGCTCCACCCCTAAAGAAGTGGAAgatattaatttatctagttctgccAACCGTTTGGGGTCATCTCCTAAAGACTTGCATTTCTCTTTGTATTCAGCCCGTAGTTTAGAAAGATTCCCCCTAGCAATGTGATCCAACTGAAATTTCATCCATTTCAGGAAATAATGTTTTTCTAATGGAAGTAGATGTTGTATTGCATCAATGAATTGAGTCAAACCATCAGTAAGGTCACATTTATTCTGTTGGTTACGTAATTCCAACGTTTTATCTTTCAGCTGAGATTTATATTTCTCAGCAGGGATATCCCCCTGCCTTCTCATTCGGCACATTTCTTTTTCCACTTTAGCCAGGCTTTTCCATAAGTCCCCTTGGAGCCTCAGCATTTCTTGTTTGTAATATGCCACATCCTTTATTTCTGTGGTGATTTCTTTAACGCAGTTGCTCGCAGTCTGACATTCCACACAGTCTTCATCTATTTGGATTCCTAGTTCACGCGCTATCACAGCCATATCTTCTATACCTGTCCTCTTGGGAGAAGAGTTCATTATGCTTTGTATGGTGGACTGCAGCTTTTCCACAAATTTTGCTTTATTTGTGCTGCTATCTTTCATCAGCATATGTGAATTTTTCAGTTTCAGCACAGGGGCTAATTTGTTAAGGAATGCCAGAGTTGCACTGGATTTCCCAGCCTGGCGGTTGAGAATGAAGTAGTATTTAGTTGTGGATTCTTTCAAAGATGA
It encodes the following:
- the LOC103307258 gene encoding up-regulator of cell proliferation-like encodes the protein HKSCSFFFIFKKKNLFCPRTCDLETSAGEKPSEIIRNKRKRLIEILQKDLELILDELLSQSIVTEEEYNPLDKTEEDPKKKIRKLLILIQKKGESACQQFLECLEIVFPEEKVDTPQVPELVEKDLPKDSLIREQEVAIQQDPEQKQKDLPKERRKAFREVLSKLKLQKYESRKLRMNDVLEINSGSLKDWTPRKLRDLPWHFLRKVMALNVTARSTSFRCGAPHDQGTRVDEEEQGIDEQIFFFSDSDTKVSVNPLDLLCAVLLCSDSFLQQEILSKMSMCQFALPLLLPSLDTPKCTLMLWAMRDIVRKWRPHSLAESRGFREESLVLTAMPTISFVRMGSCSFSKSKLLNEVLSPSQQHHDFFIHQDLSSGNVPREIADGLIEISWFFPGGRKNLDLFSEPVAVTNLRGDIESHWLQFSFLTEVSSAVFIFAENITEREYTLLSSLKESTTKYYFILNRQAGKSSATLAFLNKLAPVLKLKNSHMLMKDSSTNKAKFVEKLQSTIQSIMNSSPKRTGIEDMAVIARELGIQIDEDCVECQTASNCVKEITTEIKDVAYYKQEMLRLQGDLWKSLAKVEKEMCRMRRQGDIPAEKYKSQLKDKTLELRNQQNKCDLTDGLTQFIDAIQHLLPLEKHYFLKWMKFQLDHIARGNLSKLRAEYKEKCKSLGDDPKRLAELDKLISSTSLGVEHFMRELGQFYEAEHSMVKEGKILKSGRQFTHLPGIAADLMLEGFPIELIDGDASNIPLQWVTDVLTQLHAKLRGRSKMLVLTVLGVQSTGKSTLLNTMFGLQFAVSSGRCTRGAFMLLIQVTEILKKELGCDFILVIDTEGLKAPELAKLEDSYQHDNELATLVIGLSDITIVNMAMENATEMKDILQIVVHAFLRMEKIGHKPNCQFVHQNVSDVSAHEQNMRDRKHLLEQLNEMIKAAAKMEKLNKEIKFSDIMEYDLEKHNWYIPGLWHGVPPMAPVNMGYSEKVYELKRYLFEFIKNRSLKEHFASVHRPQGLGRYQNLVTEKLTYSLCSSDVVSNTEFRNSDTDWKDHPYKDYRQYYPHWRIQPDPSITASDYWKFVFKEFNQQFAKEYGAKPANLPADWQKITKEQALESLKEAFTMK